From Mycolicibacterium nivoides, a single genomic window includes:
- a CDS encoding ribose-phosphate pyrophosphokinase — MAVHLKVYAEKLGTINAAAEPFKFPGGELHLKNMLSPLDLEGVTWIADVRGASTDDLVTALLLADHAAQQGQAFVLFLPYLPAARADRGTPFGLRVYADMINNCAYAEHVIVIDPHSPVANRLVRNICPLDPLPLLNRALESQGHWRYDGIIAPDKGARDRAEAVAKEYGLDLYVAEKDRDFDTGQIYEIKVPNLPKSGKYLVVDDICDGGSTFLMLSHDTFLPKENIDLWVTHGIFSGAATNLRNYYGRIMTTDSHPGHNRVGVATSIVPTFTYMHQAMVDLKGIG; from the coding sequence GTGGCCGTTCATCTAAAGGTCTATGCGGAGAAACTAGGCACCATTAACGCGGCTGCGGAGCCGTTCAAGTTCCCCGGCGGGGAGCTGCACCTTAAGAACATGTTGTCGCCTCTGGACTTGGAGGGCGTGACGTGGATTGCGGACGTTCGGGGCGCGAGTACGGACGACCTGGTAACCGCGCTGTTGCTGGCCGACCACGCTGCGCAACAGGGCCAGGCGTTCGTGTTGTTCCTGCCGTACCTTCCGGCTGCCCGCGCGGACCGGGGGACGCCGTTCGGTCTGCGGGTGTATGCGGACATGATCAACAACTGCGCGTATGCGGAGCACGTCATTGTCATTGACCCGCATTCGCCGGTCGCTAACCGGCTGGTCAGGAACATCTGTCCGCTTGATCCTCTGCCCCTGCTGAATAGGGCGTTAGAGAGCCAGGGGCACTGGCGGTATGACGGCATCATCGCGCCAGATAAGGGCGCGAGGGATCGGGCCGAGGCGGTCGCTAAGGAATACGGGCTGGACCTGTATGTGGCCGAGAAGGACCGCGACTTTGACACCGGCCAGATTTACGAAATTAAGGTGCCCAACCTGCCCAAGAGTGGGAAGTACCTGGTAGTTGACGATATCTGCGACGGCGGTAGCACTTTCCTAATGCTGTCGCATGACACGTTCCTCCCTAAGGAGAATATCGACCTGTGGGTTACCCACGGCATCTTCTCTGGGGCCGCTACCAATCTGCGCAATTACTACGGGCGCATTATGACGACAGACTCTCACCCCGGCCATAACCGAGTGGGTGTCGCTACGTCGATTGTGCCGACATTTACCTACATGCACCAGGCAATGGTTGACCTTAAGGGGATAGGGTGA
- a CDS encoding ERF family protein, producing the protein MTATKAELETALAESDAKIESLEEELKNAPQWDKSEVPTVFEAWNLVMRDVQSIRKDSYNQGQKFNFRGIDAVMNAVGPALRAHGVTVVPQARAHDAERYQTAKGGQMCNRTVEMGFRVYGPAGDYFDGKAYGEAADSGDKSMTKAESVALRTFLLQSLMIPTDDPDPDAESHERATPATAARMQPPAPVGNADSATARAKLRELATAKSWDLNGIANKFAEHNKGRELKDATAEEVTAFTNLLETGAVTV; encoded by the coding sequence TTGACCGCAACCAAAGCTGAGTTGGAGACCGCGCTAGCGGAGTCCGACGCCAAGATCGAGTCCCTTGAGGAGGAGCTTAAGAACGCTCCCCAGTGGGACAAGTCCGAGGTCCCCACCGTCTTTGAGGCGTGGAACCTCGTCATGCGGGACGTGCAGTCCATTCGCAAGGATTCGTACAACCAGGGCCAGAAGTTCAATTTCCGTGGCATCGACGCGGTAATGAATGCGGTTGGCCCGGCGCTGCGCGCGCATGGCGTGACGGTTGTTCCTCAGGCGCGCGCTCATGACGCGGAGCGTTACCAGACCGCTAAGGGCGGTCAGATGTGTAACCGGACCGTGGAAATGGGTTTCCGTGTGTATGGGCCTGCCGGTGACTACTTCGACGGTAAGGCGTACGGCGAAGCTGCCGACTCCGGCGATAAGTCGATGACTAAGGCCGAATCGGTCGCGCTGCGGACGTTCCTGCTGCAATCGCTGATGATTCCTACGGACGATCCGGACCCTGACGCTGAGTCGCATGAGCGGGCCACTCCGGCTACCGCCGCGCGGATGCAGCCTCCCGCGCCGGTCGGGAACGCGGATTCCGCTACGGCCCGCGCGAAGCTGCGTGAGCTGGCGACCGCTAAGAGCTGGGACTTGAACGGCATCGCTAACAAGTTCGCGGAGCACAACAAGGGTCGGGAGCTTAAGGACGCCACTGCCGAAGAGGTCACGGCGTTTACGAACCTTCTAGAGACAGGGGCGGTCACCGTCTAA
- a CDS encoding replicative DNA helicase, which yields MTEAQPPNDQTAEQCVIGSLLLSSKALNTLSTLITVEDFYRPIHADIFAAAMGLLAAGEAVDAMTVAKELETRGQLRRIGGAPYLLTCMENTPTATNAEAYARMVLDKAKLRRMAELGNRLKQLAYAETTTTDDVACLMGEGEKFFRQEHEPDDRALEFGQMIASWEHWQTTAEGYIKTPWEALNARLNGGLQRGRLYTIAARPGVGKSVAALQLASNAAFWGFPSAFFTLEMSTDEVTSRLMAAGSSVDFSKIMRKDLDLTDREKIDNFIKLNDAIPLQVVDRATITTEQIVAHCRAIGNLGVVVVDYLQLVKPSDSKVSREQQVSHMSRSLKIAARELNVAMVQCAQLNRGPVKDGKPRAPTIADLRESGAIEQDSDVVLLLHNDEDDPGIIQMIIGKNRNGRMGDLALNFEGHYQRIT from the coding sequence TTGACTGAGGCACAGCCACCTAATGATCAGACTGCCGAGCAGTGCGTTATTGGGTCGCTGCTCTTGTCGTCTAAGGCGCTTAACACGCTTTCGACGTTAATCACGGTCGAGGACTTTTACCGTCCGATCCACGCCGATATCTTTGCGGCGGCGATGGGCCTGCTGGCAGCCGGTGAGGCTGTCGACGCAATGACCGTCGCTAAGGAACTAGAGACGCGCGGCCAGCTCCGCAGGATCGGCGGGGCACCGTACCTTCTGACCTGCATGGAGAACACGCCTACTGCTACTAACGCCGAGGCGTACGCGCGGATGGTTCTCGACAAGGCCAAGCTCCGGCGCATGGCTGAGCTGGGCAACCGGCTTAAGCAACTGGCCTACGCCGAGACCACGACGACCGACGACGTTGCCTGCCTGATGGGGGAGGGTGAGAAGTTCTTCCGCCAGGAACACGAGCCGGACGACCGGGCGCTCGAGTTCGGGCAAATGATCGCGTCCTGGGAACACTGGCAGACAACCGCAGAGGGCTATATCAAGACACCTTGGGAAGCGCTCAATGCACGCCTGAACGGTGGGCTACAGCGCGGCAGGCTCTACACCATTGCCGCCAGGCCGGGCGTCGGAAAGAGTGTCGCTGCATTGCAGCTAGCGAGCAATGCAGCCTTTTGGGGTTTCCCGTCCGCATTCTTCACGCTGGAAATGTCGACCGACGAGGTTACTTCGCGGTTGATGGCTGCCGGGTCGAGCGTCGACTTCTCAAAGATCATGCGTAAGGACTTGGACCTTACGGACCGCGAGAAGATCGACAATTTCATTAAGCTGAACGACGCCATTCCGCTACAGGTCGTGGACCGGGCAACGATCACCACGGAGCAGATCGTGGCTCACTGTCGGGCAATCGGAAACCTGGGCGTCGTAGTCGTTGACTACCTGCAATTGGTTAAGCCGTCCGATAGCAAGGTTTCGCGCGAGCAGCAGGTGTCGCACATGTCGCGGTCGCTAAAGATTGCGGCGCGTGAGCTTAACGTGGCGATGGTCCAGTGTGCGCAGTTGAATCGCGGTCCCGTTAAGGACGGTAAGCCGCGTGCGCCGACTATTGCGGACCTCCGCGAGTCGGGAGCGATTGAGCAGGATAGCGACGTGGTTCTCCTGTTGCATAACGACGAGGACGATCCCGGCATTATCCAAATGATCATCGGTAAGAACCGGAATGGCCGAATGGGCGATCTGGCTCTGAATTTCGAGGGCCACTACCAGAGGATCACGTGA
- a CDS encoding WhiB family transcriptional regulator, producing the protein MEGKPLRWQDEAVCDNDDRFTGRVETLSWRDHVEMRLLCDKCPVFNECAKWAEREQVIEVFAAGQWRYPSEHVYAS; encoded by the coding sequence ATGGAAGGTAAGCCGCTGCGTTGGCAAGACGAGGCGGTTTGCGATAACGACGACCGTTTTACCGGTCGGGTCGAAACGCTTAGCTGGCGTGACCACGTTGAAATGCGGCTCTTGTGTGACAAGTGTCCGGTGTTTAACGAGTGCGCTAAGTGGGCTGAGCGTGAACAGGTAATCGAGGTATTCGCGGCGGGGCAATGGAGGTACCCGAGTGAGCACGTTTACGCCAGTTAG